The Corylus avellana chromosome ca8, CavTom2PMs-1.0 genome has a segment encoding these proteins:
- the LOC132190855 gene encoding uncharacterized mitochondrial protein AtMg00810-like: MGGAKPSKSPCTSGSKLSRLDGETLSDPTPYRQVVGALQYCTLTRPEIAYSVNQLCQHMHAPSSTHWTAAKPVFRYLQGTPNHGLYYTKRILQLNAFCDSDWARCPDDRRSTMGFAVFLGEFLIAWSAKKQVVVSRSSTEAESHSLSITTAKLWNLTPNLF, encoded by the coding sequence ATGGGTGGAGCCAAACCCTCAAAATCTCCCTGCACCTCTGGATCCAAACTCTCCAGATTAGATGGTGAGACATTGTCTGATCCTACACCTTATAGACAAGTGGTTGGGGCACTACAGTACTGCACACTTACCAGACCAGAAATAGCCTATTCAGTCAACCAATTGTGTCAACATATGCATGCACCATCATCCACTCACTGGACAGCTGCCAAACCAGTATTCAGATATCTCCAAGGCACACCTAATCATGGACTTTACTACACGAAGAGAATTCTCCAACTCAATGCTTTTTGTGACTCTGATTGGGCAAGATGTCCGGATGATCGCAGGTCTACCATGGGGTTTGCTGTATTCTTGGGAGAATTTCTAATAGCCTGGAGTGCCAAGAAGCAGGTTGTAGTCTCCAGGTCAAGCACTGAAGCTGAATCCCACTCACTTTCCATCACCACTGCAAAATTATGGAACTTGACGCCAAACTTATTTTAA